TGCAAGCCTGTCCGCTAACAGAAAGAGATGACAGCCTAATGGTTTGGACGGTTTCATACTTACATGCCACAGCAAAGAGTGCAAGGAGAATCAGAGACTTCATGACTACGATGTGTACTGGAAAAGGAGAGGCCCGCTTATATAGGCCtactccttctgtctctgtcaagTATTAACTAGTATGCGAAATGCCAGGTGTTCATGAACATGCCCGTGAATGCCCGTACATTGTGTACATGCCCGTACATTGTGTACATACCACATCAGATATGTTTCCATTCATCCATTTGCTTTTTGATGCCTTATGGTGATTACAgtcgaaaaaagaaaaatggttacattttcagttattGTAGAGTCATGTGCACATATCCATTGTTCAAAGCACACGGAtaaacatttgatttatttattttataacatACGACATAAATATCAATACAGTTTTAAATATCAACATTATCATTATGACTCAATAGTATTAACCTGTCCATCACACAAAAGGTTGTTCAGACTAAGGTTACTATTAAATTgctgtatttgttttaattgtGAAGAGAGAGGTGTAAAATCccattatatataaatgtgtattataaatgtatagaaataaatatatataaatggcTGTGCATTCTGTAAATACTAAGTTACAGCTAGCCCAATGGATTTCTCACGGCCAGAATCTATATCTACACAAAATATGTAGGACTGTTGCCAGAGACTGCTACATGATGACCTTGGTAATATTACCACTTATTATTTTAAGAATCTAAGATATTATCTTAGCTGCCTTCATGAATCCTGATATCTATACCAAGGTGTTCAACAACAAATCCTGGATCAGAAACACCATGTCCTCCAACTACATGTCATGTAGAGGATATGACTAACATGCATAGAGCTCACAACAACAGGTCTTCAATCAGATTTCTATAAAAACACCAGTGTTTAAATTGTATTACTATTATTTAAACTTCAGAGAAACTAAATTATTGTTTATGTAGTGCATGGGAAATTCAAGGGGAAAAGGTTGTTCAGACTAAGGTTACtatatttaattgctgtatTTGTTTCCTACCCcactgacatgacatgacatgacatgggcCTGAGGTTCACGCACATATGAAAACTACAGTAGAGGCTGTTTACAAAGGTGGCAGCATTGTGCATCCACCAATGCGGTCCCACTGGACACCTGCAATGTAAATCAGTGTGTAAGCAACAGAATGTTGTCAATACAGCGTGACAAGAAATGTGTAAAGTAAAGTCAGTTAGAATATAACAAGTTACTTGGTAACAGCTTCACTGGATCACTTTTCAGAGTGTTACGACATCAAAAAGCTGAAGCCATTCTTTTATGCCTTTTGCACTTGTGTACAAGTCCACAAGCTTTATACATGCATAAGCTAGCGATGACACGATTCACCAATTCGCATCAATACACCTGCATAAAAGTTGACGATGCGATTGCCTCGATTGAAAAAGTGTGCACTCGCAACAATTTGTGATTAACTGGGGATGCGCCATCATTTCTAACATTTTTGTATTGGTAAAATAAGATTTATGTATATAGGATTATCTAGGCCCTATGCTTTATTATTTAGAAATGTGACTAATAGTTTGTGGCCAATGGTTTCCTATTTCGATTGATTTCTCAAGCAtgctctctcatctccactgcTGTGAAATGGACATAAAGACAGGTCTATTCTCTACATAAAGACAGACAGGTCTAATCTCTACATAAAGACAGACAGGTCTATTCTCTACATACATAATACAGGCAGGCCTATTCTCAACATAAAGACATTGATGGTGCACAGATAACTCTAACTAACACAggggttaacacacacattagcacacataacataaataataaaagtCATTCACGTTACACTGGACACAAAAGGAGGGCAATACACATGAAATTCGAACTTATAACATAGAACACAGTTATCTACACCATTCCAGCGCATAGCATGATGGGAACCAACTCAGAGTCTCTTTAATGACATACATGGAAGCTCCACTGTGCCTTGCACATTACACAGCCCCCACCTAGCAGTTTAGTCATCCCCAACAACCAAATCACTCAGCACAAAGTCCTGCATGTGTTGGGGAAGCTGCCTCTATCGCTGAGAACACCCCTGCGGAACCTCAGTGGCTTGGGGTGATGGAGGCGAAGCCTCAGTCTCTGTGTCCACTTCCTCTGTTGACCAGCCGCACCCTATATACAGCAGTCTGACAGTCTTTAAATAACAATTGGACCGACCCATTGGCTTGTTAGTTTAGGCAAAACCCCCTTTTTAAGCTGTGCGCCCAGAGCAAAGTCCTCTCCTTGGCAGTGGATTATGTCTCGTAAACCCACTTCTGTCAAGCCCCAGAGCTTGCCTGGCCAGCTCGTGCACATCCCGTGGCCATTCACACAGGTTGTGGAAATAGTCCAAGCCAGGCCCACCCCTCACCTCTGGTTCTGGAGTAGGCCTGAGCACTTAATCCGGCAGATGTAAGTCCCAGTTATGTTGCCGATGGCTGCGTGGCCAAAATGTGGTTAAAACATTCCACTAGTCTATCACTGTGGGGATGCAATGGTGAAGTCTGAGTCTTTTTTTATGCCCGGCCACCGGCAGACCTCACTGAACACGCCAGCTTCAAAGTCCCACCCCTGGTCACTGTGCAGCTCCTTAGGTGAATCCCAAATGGGAGCCGCATACACTTCTGGCCACCTGGTGATGTAGTCCATGGCCACAAGGATGGAGCAGTTCCCCTGGTCGGTGGTGGGAAAGTGGCTCAGGATGTCCATGCCCACACACTCCATGGGGGGCCCCCACCTGGTGCTGCTGCAGTGCTGAGTGAGAGTGCCGGTTTGGCACCTTTTGAGCCGTGCAGGAGTCATATCAGTGGACGCAGACCTCCACGTCCTGACAACCCCCTGGCCAGTAGGAGCAGGAATGAAACTGATGAAGAGTCTTTGTGACTCGTGAGAAAGTGAACCGCTCCAGTAGGCACGCAGCTGGTGTCTCTGGTCCCCCTCCAGGCCTTCACAGCTGGTGTCTCTGGTCCCCCTCCAGGCCTTCACAGCTGCGCTGACACAGGTCAACGGCAGCTTGTCTGGTCTCAGCTGTCGGAAAAACTGGCAGTGTGGACGAAGCCAACCCTCGGACTGGTGACAGCGGCGTAGAGGATCCCTGGGCTGGCAGCGGTGCAGCAGCTTCCCTCAGATGGTGATGAGTCTGGCAGCAAATCTGGCAGCAAATGTGGCAGTGGTGGCGATGCAGAGGCTTCCCATTGGCTGGTGGCGGTGATACAGAGGAACCTTGGACTGGCGGTGATGGCGTAGCAGACCCTTGGGCTAGCAGCAGAGGTGTAGTGGTTAGCCCTCAGCTGGCGTCAGTGGTACACGCTACAATATAAAATACAacttaaatacaaatacaaatacaaatacaaatacaaatacaaatgcaaatacaaatacaacagTCTCTGAATAGGTTACGTAGGATTATAACAGATACAATTTGTGTTTTCTAATTCTATACCTTCAAATAAATTGTTCTAACCATTGAAAATTATTTTTCATATGTTATATGGTTTTTATATGTGGTTATCTTATCTTCGTTAATATATCAAAGTTTTATAACGATTGAATTGCAGGAAATATTGGTTGCTGTGCATTCATTTAAAGTTCACAGTTGATATTCTCCAAACTTGATTTTCTGATGAGATGACACCTTAAACATTTTCGCTAATTAAATCTTAATTTGCTCTGGATTGGCTGCACCGACTTTAACAAATGACCCCATATTTTAAAGATAATTGACTGTAGATTTAGAATATACAATACATCAACTTTTCATTTTTGCGACACTGGACTGATTTTGTTGTTCAGTGTAATTCAGTGAAATAACCTATGAGAACACCCTGCATGCACAAGCAGGATCTTGCCTAGTACAATTTTTTACTGATGTGACAAAGCATAGTTCATCTGGTCACAGTTATACTACAAAGGACTTTCATTTTGCAAATTAATTGCATCGGAAATATCAGCGTTTTAGAGTAGCCTAAACTAGCTGACCTTATCATGTAAAAGGCTTATGCGCTTGTTTTACCAAATGGTATTAAGAACAATTTACATTTTCTAATCGCTTTAATTTTAACATATTTGTAACCAAGGTGTATAGTATAGGTTATGCATATCTAAATAGGCTACTTCATGTAACTGAAAGATTTCACAGGTTTTCGAACTTGGTTCGCTGTGATAGCCCGTGCCCGTACCTCTGATCATGACGTCTAAATCTCGCGACGTTCAACTGTCTGTGTTCAAGAAAGAATTTCAAACAGGCTAGGTTTACTGTACAGTTTTGACGATGTGATAATGTTGTTCCTTATTCTAATTCAAACGTATGCTGTAAGGTGAGTAGAATGTCATTTCGTTTTATCTAGTCTAATTTATTCGGTCTGTAAACAAAGCAATGACATTTCACCGCAACCGAGGTCTGGCAAATGTAATGAAATCGCCAGTGCTGGCTAACATAGCCTAATTTATGCAGAATGCGCATCCATTGCGGATGTGGTGCAGAATAAATGCGCAGTGCGCTTTTACCTGCATTTTAGTCAGGGAGATTGTGATCTAAttttttacactaaatgtaatCATTGTCGTTGAAATAGTAACTTCAGTTATGCCTTTTCTTTCTAGTCCCAACTATTAGCCCTGTTGTGTGGAAGCAGTGCCCCCCTTCACCTTAATTTAACACAAACTAGGCTGGGCTTTGtaattgtttttgtgttggttGCTGCCTTTGGGTTTTGGTATGGTGTTGAGGTaaatggttatttatttattaagttaAACGTCCCTCTTACCAGCAGAGTATCTTGGCATAGGCTTTGAATCTACTAAATGCTACAGTAAAGTATGCTACTTGACTTCAGTGACTGTCTGATCCTGTGAGTTTTACCAAGAGCTACTTTTAGTTTCCCCCAGGTGCCCTTTTTATTACATAATAGTTATAATTTTACCACCACTGCTCATTCAACACCAACAAAAACATAATGCATGAATGCATGAAATTCCATTCATATGTTCATGAAATCTGATTGCTCTGTGTATTGAGTGGCAATAGAACTAGTGTCAGTAGTTGAGTGAATGGCGCTGCTTCTGCCACCTTGGTTATTGTGTCTGCGAACCAGGCCTGATTTATGACTGAGTACTATGAGGAGGGGGGGCTGCTATACGAGCACTCGCCTCCCAAGCACATCAAAGAAGAGTCGCCAGAGGGACCCTGCGGAGGAGGCGTCTCAGAGGATGGCTTCCCACGGGAGGACGATGACTCGGACGGCAGCTGTGATCAAAACGGGAGCCTGCCGGATGGGCTGCCTTTCAATGTTGTGGTGGTGCACCCTAATGTTGTGGCCCCTGGCTTGTCATCCGATGACTTATTTTACACTGAACAGAGTAAGTCAGTTCCTTCATTACTGTCAGCCAAGAACTACCTTGTTTATGGCTTGGGAGCAGTGACTTTGCTGGAGGTTTTGatttactgtttttttcttctgtagATAGAGGAGGGTCTTCTTCACTGGCAGGAGGAGGCGGGGGCAAACGGAAGAGCCGTTTCAGCGGAGCTGAGTTAGAGGTGCTGGTGTCAGAGGTCACGCGCTGTGAAGGCGAACTCTTCGGCCCCGCGGGGAGGCTCCGTCGCCGCGAGAGGGAGCGCATCTGGGCTGGAATACTTGAAAGGGTCAACGCTGTCTCCAGAGTTCCACGGACGCTACGTGAGGTGAAGAAGCGATGGGATGACCTGAAGAGACGAAATGGTGGGAGGCTGGCAGACGCCAGGTATCGCAGCTGTTACCTGCCATCCAGCAGAGGAGCATCAGTTCTGGGGAGGTCTGCTCAAGCAAGCCCCAGGCTTCAGCAGGGCCATCAGAAACAGAGCACGCGAGGAAAGGGCCGGACCATGAGTTTTTCTGACACTGATGCAGGTACGTTTTCGAGACGAGAGTGTCAATTAATTTTTGTCATTCAATCTGTAAAGTGCAAATGAAAATGCAAACTTGCTCTCTCCTCAGTAGGTGGTGGCGAAGGATCTGAGAGAGATGGCTTTGAGAAGGAGGATGAAGCAGGTGAGCATGACAGGGACGAAGGGGAAGGAGACTGTGGAGAGGGTGGTGACAGCAGCATGGAAGACAAACTGGGATTGGGATTGGGTTTGGGAATAGTGCCTCCGCCAACATCAGAGCGTTGGctacctccatcccccctctaCAGTGCTCCGTTCCTCAATGGGACCCCCCAGCCTAGCCCCCAGCCATCCCTGGGGCCCCACCAGGGTCTCCTTGAGGCCCCCCCTCCACGTGTCTCCTGGCTGGAGGATGAGCTTCGGGGTCTGGGTGAAGCCGCAGTGCGGCTTGGGGACCGGGTGGAGCAGAGCTTGCGGGAATTCGGGGAAGGTTTCCGGCATGACATGCGGACCCTGGTGACCTCCCAGGAGGCCCTCTCAGTCAGCCTACAGCAAAACAATGTCCTGTTGCAGCGGTTACTGGGGCTGCTGGaaagccagcagcagcaggctcaGCATCACCCTCAGTCTCAtccacagcagcagcctcagcagCATCAACAACAGGTGtcacagcaacagcagccacaGCATCATCCGCCCTTAGAACCAAATCAGGCACTACAGCAGCAACATacgcagcagcaggagcaacGTCAACATCCTATAAACTCGAATGATCAGCTACCCTCTTCCCTTCCTTCTGTGCCACCAACTCCTGACATTTTGGATGGTACAGCCCACCCTGAACCATCTACAAATGTGAATGGCACAGCCCAACGCTCACGACGGGGGAGGACAGCTGATCAGCGCCGAAGAAGAAGACGCTAAATGCTTGATAAGGAATTAGAATGCTTTGATGAAtgttcaattatttattttattttcaggtTTTCACTTTGTTATGGAGATAAGTGATTTGTCTCATTGCTGTCTTATAAGTGATAATAGTATTACCTATACTTTAAAATGTATCAATGATTTATACATTTTGGTTTAAAGTAATTCATTCGCAAACTCAATTTTTTCCGAATGCATTAATTCTATGACTTGTTGGAGTTGAGTAAACGTTATAGTTGAAACCATATGGGTCGACAATCATCATTAGAACCTTAAGCACTTTTGAATGCGTTTCACTCAAAGTCAAGACTCTTGAGAGTGGGAATGTTAATGACGGGAAATAGGAATTAAATTCAGATTTGGAGGTTTCCAAATTGTCATTCTAGTTAAGTAGGGCAAGCCAGAGGTTCTGTGAATCTCTCCTATATTTTAACACGTATAAAGGGTAGTTATCGTTCCTCCAAGCGAGATTTATAGCAGAGTCATTTTAACAACATGAACAGGGCTTAAATTTGTTGCATTGTGTGAGGACACATGAAATACTTTTCTCATGTGAAAAGTAAAAATGCCATGTGTTCCTTAATAAGCATGTCAGAAGCTCTTATTCCAGAAAGCACTTTTATCCTACCATTCATTCCACATTATTGtggttttaaaacaaaacaaaaaaatacagcaTACTGTATGTCAGCTACTGTTATGCGTTGTGATTCTGCATGCAGTTTCTGGTTTGTAAGCAAACTAGTGCAAGGCCTTTGCGAAGAGGAAAACTTTAACTATTTTGCACAATTTGTATCTGAGGGGTATATATTCTGGCAATATCTGTATATTACATTGTATCCTACTAATCCGAATGTAAAATAAAGGCAATGCTTATGGAAATGATCAGCTGCctgtaaatgtgttattttgATTAAGAAAATGTTAAGAATACAAAATGTGTATAATGTACCACACTTGAGTTCATACCTGGTTTTGGTGATACTGGTGGACACTGAAAAACGACAACCCTCCCTCAGTCCCTCGCTCTGTGTGCGCGCTGTGGGGGTGTATTGGCCGTGACAGGTGATTGATAGTAGGATGATGTCTTGATTAAGacgttgttttgtttgttattaacCCTACTTTATTCTTCTGAGTCTAGGGTGTTCGTGAGGTCAGATGTTTCAACACAAAGCATATTGCTTATTGCTAGCCACCTAGATGTTAGGAGAATAGTGTTACCATTACCCTACCTTTAAGATTTCCTTTAGAAAATAGTTAAAGCCAGATGTTTTAAATTCTTTAAATTCAATATTAAAGTGAACAACAGATACCAAGAAAAAAGCAGCACTTTGCTCTCTAGGCTAAATATTAGATCCTATCCAATGCTTAATAATAAGGATTTTAGTAAAGATTAAGAGAAGAAGATGTAGTTATTAGTATTGGTAGCTTTAGTGTAATGTTTTGACACTTACACAGAACATTGCTGCAAATAATTAACTAATGTGTTAATATATTTAAAGAATGGTTTCTATAATGAACATGGCATAATGATTATAGTGCTTTCAAAGCAAATTTTCTTGAAAGCACTTTATTGATATTCGTAGGCTTTTTCTTATTCTTTGTAGCCTATTCTGCAAATATTTCACCTTGAAACGCTTAACATAAAAACTTTCGTAAAAGTTTGTCCCATAAGTCTTGTAAATAACTTATATTAATGGCTATGTTATTTTCATATTtgctatatatttatttttatacaaCAAAAATCTTTCTACATACCTGTATTTCTTTGTTTCTATTTGTCTCACCTTCCCCATCTCAAATGCCCTCACATGGCTTTGCTTTTCGCTCCCCCTTGCCCTTTCTGTGCATGCATTAAATATCTTTTCATCTAATATTTTACAATTTatgatttttaaatgtatttgattgtttttgCTTTGCAAGCACaagtatttccttcaggaaatgcaaacGTATTGTTTTAAAGATTCAACCTCCGTGACGATTTTCGACGTCATCATATAGTTCCAGCCATTCTctctgatgaagagagaggctAGGGAAACTGGGAACATGGCCGCCGAACATACACAAAAACCCGAGAGAGGGCTGCATGACCCGCTAATTAACCCAGAAAATTCTAGAGATGGGAAGAATGACGTTGAATCTGAAGTTTCTATAAGAGAACAAGGTGTTAGTATAAAGGATTGTGTTAACGATGCAGAAGCAAAAGAAACTGTGGAAACTGATGTTGATTCAGGGCTAGTAAGTCAAGCAGAATCCAGCACTTGTCCCGTTGATTTGGAGTCTACAGTTTCTAATGTAGAGATGAAGAAGCCTTCCGTTGTTTCCACAAACCCTCATCTCCAAATGGAATGGTCTGACACAGAGGAGGATTCGGGGCAAGTCATACTCAGCAACTGTGAAAAAACAGGTAACGTTAAGTGCAACAGTGAATCATTCGGACTACcaagtagctagctagctaacgcgTTTTGCGTTTGCCATGCATGTGCAGTACTGACAGCAATATTTCACCCTGGTTTcgattgttttctctctctgggaTAGTTATTGCTTTGTGTAGACACAGTCGTTCCGTTTTCCGTTTGTTTGTTGACAACTTTTCTTCATTAACGACGGCCGGCAAATGGCCAGATTCTATTATTTACGAAAGTTACTGCAGCTAATTACATATTAACAGAAATAGTATCAATAGTAGGTACTAAACAACTGAAACATTGTATAGCCAAATGCTCTTGTGctttgttaatgttaatgaaaATGAATTCGTGTTGTTTATCATTAGTCCTTGAAGCCGATGGAGCAGTTACACCTGAGCCGAGGGAGGAGACCGTAGGACTTTCATCTGGAGCTGAGACAACTTTGAAACTTAAAGTAGAACCACCACAGCTGCAGGAGGATCAGACTGTATCAAAAGAAGTAAGCAAAGAATTGCATGCTGGGGAAACAACAGCATTAGAAGAGAATGGAGGAAGTGAAGATGTAAAagaaaagggaggagaagaagaagaagaagcagcagtGGAAGGTAGAgtaaaggagaaggaggaggtggttgTGAAGCCGAGGAAAACCCGCCTGGAATGCCGTGAGTGTGGGAAGTGTTTCACCCGTCGCGAGACGTACAACCTGCACCGTCACTTCCACATGCACCAGGATGAACAAGCCTCGCTCACCTGCAAAGAGTGTGGCCTCACATTCCAACACAGAAGCAGTCTCATCAAGCATCGAAATGAACACAAGGAGAAAGCTGAATCGGCAACACTCCCAGTGCCAGTACAGGCATCAGTTTCATCGTTATCAGTAACAGCatcctcagacaggaagtcCCTCAGCAGCAAGGAAAAGGACCCACAGTGTGAGTATTGTGGGAAGACGTTTGAGACGCTGGTCAAGCTCCGCACGCACAGTTGTAAACTGGCCCCGGAGAAGCCCTACCGATGTCCGTTATGCCGCAAGGAGTTTCAGTACAGAGTGTCCATCACTgctcacatgcagacacactcccTGGAAAGTCCTTTCCGTTGTCTGGAGTGCAACAAGGGCTTTCAGTCTGCCTTGACTCTGAGGATTCATCAGCGATCCCACGCTGCTCTTAAGCCCTACGCGTGTCCCGAGTGTGGAATGGTCTTCAGGCATCGCTCCGTCATGGAGGATCACCGGCGGAGACACACGGAGGAGCGCCCCTACCACTGCAACATCTGCGGCAAGTGTTTCAAGTACGCCAGCCTCCTGCACCAGCATCAGTACCTGCACACGGGCAAGAAGCCCTTCCGCTGCCGCGAGTGTGGAAAAGCGTTCGCTTTTTCCCAGAACTTACGCGCTCACAATCGCCAGCACACGAAGCACCCGCACAGCTGCACTCACTGTTTAGATACTTTTTCAGACGAAGCTAAACTGCAGGAGCACATTGCTAGCCATGAGATGTCACACGATGCTGGTGTAACAGACAAGGAGAACACTAACTATGCTGTGGAGCAGCCGCGGCTCTACAACTGCCCCCTGTGCTCCCAAGTCTATTATAGGCCTGCCGACCTGCGGGTGCACATGTTGGTGCATGAGGCGGAGTATGAGGGCATGAGTAACGGAGTAAAGGACTCCGACCTGACGTACGCCTGTCCTCGGTGCCCGCTGGCATTTTCAGACGAGGCAAGCCTACAGGCCCATGTCATCACCCATGAGGCTTCATTCGCGAAGAAGGATGTACGGGGCCTTGGCGTGGGACGGATAGAGAACATGCCGGGAAGCGGGATCTATGGTGACCAGCTAGACAAGAAGCCGCTGAAGTGCCGAGACTGTGGCCGAGGTTTTCGCCACCGTTCCGTTCTGGAGTTGCACATGCGCATTCACAGTAAGGATAAACCGTACCATTGCAATGTGTGTGGCAAGTCCTTTAGGTTCAGTAGCTACTTACAACAGCACCTCATTATCCACACGGGAAAGAAGCCATATAAATGCCCTGACTGTGGAAAAGGTTTTGCATTCCTCCAGAACATGAAGACTCATCAAAGACTTCACCAACAGAAACCGTTCCGGTGCACGCAGTGCCGCAAAGGCTACAGCGACGAGGACCAGCTGCAGCGCCACATGCTGTCCCACACCGGGGACAAGCCCCATAAGTGCCACCTGTGCCACAAGAGCTTTGGGCTGGTGTACCTGCTGCGCGATcacatgaacactcacacaggcgAGAGGCCCCACCGTTGTCAGGAATGCAACAAATCATTTCAGTGGCTGAGCAGCTTGCTAGTGCACCAGAAGATTCACACGCGTAAGCATCAAGGACCCGGCCAGTCTCGCTCTCACTCCGTGGCCTCTCCGAGCAGTAGGTTAAAAGAAGAGGGCAGGAGGACCAGGAGAGCGGACAGCGTTAGATCAGACTGGCGTGGATGGGATGGAGCCCATGGAACAATGATGCTTACACAGCCCAGCACCTACGCTGCCCCTGTGTCACAACAAGTGCCAGACTGGCAGGGCAGGATACCACTGCAGCAGCCACCGCAAGATCAGTGGCCGCCTGGTGCTCTAGTTAAACAGCAATCACCATGGAAACCAGAGCAGAAGCGGGAACCGCAAAGACAGTCGGACCCGCCAGCTCAGTTGGTCCAtgcacagcaacagcagcactggCAGATAGAGCGACAGACCCAGCCCACTCAGGTGCAGAATGTGACTTGGATCTCTGTGATGCCCCCACAGGCTAACCAGGTTGTGCAACAGCAGGCACAGCAAAAGCCAGTGCAGCACCAACAACAGGCCCAGTCTGAGGCACCATCACACTCGGCCCAGTCACAGGGTGCCAGCCGGACTGACTCGTCTCTGACCTCACAAGCAGGGCTTTCAGTTCTGTTCTCCAGACCCCACCCGCCACCAGAAGATGGAGGAACTCTTGCTTGGAGCACTAAAACATCCCCAGCTGTTCCACACATCCAAAGCTCATCGAAGGTAGTTGTGGCAGAGCATGAGCATCAGAGgactcctctttctgtcttctggGGTAGCACCGGTTCCTCTGTGCAGCCGCAGACCTCAACAGGCCCTGTTCCTCATGATGCCGGGTCCACTGTCCCGTCCACTAAGCCAAATGATCAAGAGTCACAGCTGTCACATGGGCCTAAAGCTTCAGCCTCAGTACAAACAACCCAACCTGGGATGTCCTCTCT
The DNA window shown above is from Clupea harengus chromosome 11, Ch_v2.0.2, whole genome shotgun sequence and carries:
- the si:ch211-261d7.3 gene encoding uncharacterized protein si:ch211-261d7.3 isoform X2: MTEYYEEGGLLYEHSPPKHIKEESPEGPCGGGVSEDGFPREDDDSDGSCDQNGSLPDGLPFNVVVVHPNVVAPGLSSDDLFYTEQNRGGSSSLAGGGGGKRKSRFSGAELEVLVSEVTRCEGELFGPAGRLRRRERERIWAGILERVNAVSRVPRTLREVKKRWDDLKRRNGGRLADARYRSCYLPSSRGASVLGRSAQASPRLQQGHQKQSTRGKGRTMSFSDTDAGGGEGSERDGFEKEDEAGEHDRDEGEGDCGEGGDSSMEDKLGLGLGLGIVPPPTSERWLPPSPLYSAPFLNGTPQPSPQPSLGPHQGLLEAPPPRVSWLEDELRGLGEAAVRLGDRVEQSLREFGEGFRHDMRTLVTSQEALSVSLQQNNVLLQRLLGLLESQQQQAQHHPQSHPQQQPQQHQQQVSQQQQPQHHPPLEPNQALQQQHTQQQEQRQHPINSNDQLPSSLPSVPPTPDILDGTAHPEPSTNVNGTAQRSRRGRTADQRRRRRR
- the si:ch211-261d7.3 gene encoding myb-related transcription factor, partner of profilin isoform X1; amino-acid sequence: MTEYYEEGGLLYEHSPPKHIKEESPEGPCGGGVSEDGFPREDDDSDGSCDQNGSLPDGLPFNVVVVHPNVVAPGLSSDDLFYTEQNRGGSSSLAGGGGGKRKSRFSGAELEVLVSEVTRCEGELFGPAGRLRRRERERIWAGILERVNAVSRVPRTLREVKKRWDDLKRRNGGRLADARYRSCYLPSSRGASVLGRSAQASPRLQQGHQKQSTRGKGRTMSFSDTDAVGGGEGSERDGFEKEDEAGEHDRDEGEGDCGEGGDSSMEDKLGLGLGLGIVPPPTSERWLPPSPLYSAPFLNGTPQPSPQPSLGPHQGLLEAPPPRVSWLEDELRGLGEAAVRLGDRVEQSLREFGEGFRHDMRTLVTSQEALSVSLQQNNVLLQRLLGLLESQQQQAQHHPQSHPQQQPQQHQQQVSQQQQPQHHPPLEPNQALQQQHTQQQEQRQHPINSNDQLPSSLPSVPPTPDILDGTAHPEPSTNVNGTAQRSRRGRTADQRRRRRR
- the zgc:66448 gene encoding uncharacterized protein zgc:66448; the encoded protein is MKREARETGNMAAEHTQKPERGLHDPLINPENSRDGKNDVESEVSIREQGVSIKDCVNDAEAKETVETDVDSGLVSQAESSTCPVDLESTVSNVEMKKPSVVSTNPHLQMEWSDTEEDSGQVILSNCEKTVLEADGAVTPEPREETVGLSSGAETTLKLKVEPPQLQEDQTVSKEVSKELHAGETTALEENGGSEDVKEKGGEEEEEAAVEGRVKEKEEVVVKPRKTRLECRECGKCFTRRETYNLHRHFHMHQDEQASLTCKECGLTFQHRSSLIKHRNEHKEKAESATLPVPVQASVSSLSVTASSDRKSLSSKEKDPQCEYCGKTFETLVKLRTHSCKLAPEKPYRCPLCRKEFQYRVSITAHMQTHSLESPFRCLECNKGFQSALTLRIHQRSHAALKPYACPECGMVFRHRSVMEDHRRRHTEERPYHCNICGKCFKYASLLHQHQYLHTGKKPFRCRECGKAFAFSQNLRAHNRQHTKHPHSCTHCLDTFSDEAKLQEHIASHEMSHDAGVTDKENTNYAVEQPRLYNCPLCSQVYYRPADLRVHMLVHEAEYEGMSNGVKDSDLTYACPRCPLAFSDEASLQAHVITHEASFAKKDVRGLGVGRIENMPGSGIYGDQLDKKPLKCRDCGRGFRHRSVLELHMRIHSKDKPYHCNVCGKSFRFSSYLQQHLIIHTGKKPYKCPDCGKGFAFLQNMKTHQRLHQQKPFRCTQCRKGYSDEDQLQRHMLSHTGDKPHKCHLCHKSFGLVYLLRDHMNTHTGERPHRCQECNKSFQWLSSLLVHQKIHTRKHQGPGQSRSHSVASPSSRLKEEGRRTRRADSVRSDWRGWDGAHGTMMLTQPSTYAAPVSQQVPDWQGRIPLQQPPQDQWPPGALVKQQSPWKPEQKREPQRQSDPPAQLVHAQQQQHWQIERQTQPTQVQNVTWISVMPPQANQVVQQQAQQKPVQHQQQAQSEAPSHSAQSQGASRTDSSLTSQAGLSVLFSRPHPPPEDGGTLAWSTKTSPAVPHIQSSSKVVVAEHEHQRTPLSVFWGSTGSSVQPQTSTGPVPHDAGSTVPSTKPNDQESQLSHGPKASASVQTTQPGMSSLPSKDDPKLWSYKIPIGVPLTVSDQPGNGTDKQQQRQQSPGSANQSLAPIQTAIIDPSRIAPGTENTLWTFQTTSVIPKTLSSQDISSSAVEQQQQQLQPQQLMHLQQQKLQLQQQQQHLQLQQHQQLQRQQQQLQLQQQLQLQQQQQQQQQLQLQQQQLQLQLQKQNPITSTWVNPPTSQMSPITIQYGPPRFTHGDATAVWGFQTTPAGAQTLITGPIQQGAVRAQTQLPLMTGPQIIINQASPFLSPSLRPLPPLGLPAPHPLHSVAVNQISRPPPQNLFFSPQGIIGDRPALPQTRPFAQITPRTELPNLSGRLPFPTDRRLCVICGCSFPQELELQMHYMQHAKGEI